From the Flavobacterium galactosidilyticum genome, one window contains:
- a CDS encoding LytR/AlgR family response regulator transcription factor — protein sequence MTAVIIEDEIPGAKRLEKLLIEKDFTVLVVLTSVVSALRWFEENNHPDLVFMDIKLRDGNCFRILDSIQIKSKIVFTTAYDEFALKAFNYNAIDYLLKPIDESKLDKMISKYDAFKTGFANASNWRFLEENIENKFKTSFLVSSGNHLKKIESDEVICFFSDANASFILTNQSRQFTINNSLDNLEQQLAPESFFRINRKFLVNKKYISALKNDTQMILQIPDAKEFNFVVSRLRIRTFLEWYKK from the coding sequence ATGACGGCAGTAATTATTGAGGATGAAATTCCGGGAGCCAAGCGACTGGAGAAGCTATTGATTGAAAAAGACTTCACGGTGTTAGTCGTTCTAACTTCGGTTGTCAGTGCTTTGAGGTGGTTTGAAGAAAATAATCATCCCGATTTGGTTTTCATGGATATCAAATTGAGGGACGGAAATTGTTTTAGAATATTGGATAGCATTCAAATAAAATCCAAGATTGTTTTCACCACGGCTTATGATGAATTTGCGCTGAAGGCATTCAATTATAATGCTATTGATTATCTTTTGAAACCCATTGATGAGTCTAAGTTGGATAAAATGATTTCAAAATATGATGCTTTCAAAACTGGTTTTGCAAATGCGTCGAACTGGAGATTTTTGGAAGAAAATATAGAAAATAAATTTAAGACCTCCTTCCTAGTTTCTTCTGGGAATCATCTGAAAAAAATCGAATCCGATGAAGTGATTTGTTTTTTTAGTGATGCCAATGCTTCTTTTATTTTGACCAATCAATCCAGGCAATTTACAATCAATAATTCTTTAGATAACTTAGAGCAACAGCTCGCGCCAGAGTCGTTTTTTAGAATTAACCGAAAGTTTCTGGTCAATAAAAAATATATCTCAGCATTGAAAAATGACACCCAAATGATACTTCAAATTCCTGATGCAAAAGAATTTAATTTTGTGGTCAGCCGATTAAGAATAAGGACCTTTTTAGAATGGTATAAAAAATAA
- a CDS encoding sensor histidine kinase yields MKAFKKFCLLTILSFIIFIVFFSTILGKFGANFTGSIWYVFSYYSGYFGLSSFSYVYIFERQQNKNESITRNLLLAAASLFILVVLYNGLILGDLSEISKSFYSGVTSHYFLCICIFSLEYLGSKLLVYSSKSDQLFFDEKILFYIKLIILTSFVLSLFGMMLILTQIESAFSTFDRLSVNNLIPIFLEICGYCLLVTSVSLVLIWGLSRLPFLKQNNLLIVLILFLSLTFLLRLQIHVYDNIYLNSFFDPSTLAPALLMVLLLYRINQRNTDFKIKTLTNSFSKKEAEYLQLKNQINPHFLFNNLNTLISFIEINPKKAVEFGHHLSNTYRHYLKNQNDDFVLLKEELEFIKEYLEIYKAKFENGFSFEISALPKENEYMLSLSLQEIVDNVFKHNKMDEESPLEIRISTGDDGLLIENSVSNRLNKQSNQIGLENINKRYKILTNKEIQIVSTSSMHQVSLPILTLES; encoded by the coding sequence ATGAAAGCATTTAAAAAGTTTTGTTTACTGACCATCTTATCTTTTATTATTTTTATAGTATTTTTTAGTACCATTCTAGGTAAGTTTGGTGCTAATTTCACAGGCTCAATATGGTATGTTTTTAGTTATTATTCAGGTTATTTTGGGTTGTCTTCATTTAGTTATGTTTACATTTTTGAAAGACAGCAAAATAAAAATGAGAGTATTACACGTAATTTATTGCTAGCTGCTGCAAGTCTCTTTATTTTGGTTGTTTTATATAATGGACTTATTTTAGGCGATTTGTCAGAGATTAGTAAAAGTTTCTATTCGGGTGTAACCTCTCATTATTTTCTTTGTATATGCATCTTCTCTCTTGAATATTTGGGCTCGAAGCTGCTGGTATACTCTTCCAAATCAGATCAATTATTTTTTGATGAAAAAATACTTTTTTATATTAAATTAATTATATTAACAAGTTTCGTTTTATCCCTATTTGGAATGATGTTAATATTAACTCAAATAGAAAGTGCATTCTCTACTTTTGATCGTTTGTCCGTAAATAACCTAATTCCTATCTTTCTTGAAATATGTGGATATTGCCTTCTGGTTACAAGTGTTTCATTAGTTTTAATCTGGGGATTATCACGTTTACCATTTTTAAAACAAAACAATTTATTGATAGTCCTAATACTTTTTTTATCACTGACCTTTCTATTAAGATTACAGATACACGTTTACGATAATATTTATTTAAATTCATTTTTTGACCCCTCTACTTTAGCACCTGCTTTATTAATGGTTTTACTTTTGTATCGCATTAACCAAAGGAACACTGATTTTAAAATAAAAACCTTAACCAATTCCTTTTCTAAAAAAGAAGCCGAATATTTGCAATTGAAAAATCAGATTAATCCTCATTTTTTATTCAATAATTTGAACACTTTAATTTCTTTTATCGAAATAAATCCTAAGAAAGCGGTTGAATTCGGTCATCATTTATCGAATACTTATCGTCATTATTTAAAGAATCAAAACGATGATTTTGTTTTACTAAAAGAGGAATTGGAGTTTATAAAAGAATATCTTGAAATTTATAAGGCGAAATTTGAAAATGGTTTCTCATTTGAAATTAGCGCTCTTCCAAAAGAAAACGAATACATGTTGTCCCTTTCGCTGCAGGAAATTGTAGACAATGTTTTTAAGCATAACAAGATGGACGAAGAGAGTCCTTTGGAAATACGAATTTCAACAGGTGATGATGGCTTGCTTATTGAGAATTCCGTTTCTAATAGATTAAACAAGCAATCCAATCAAATAGGTTTGGAAAATATTAATAAACGCTACAAAATTTTGACTAATAAAGAAATTCAGATTGTTAGTACTTCAAGTATGCATCAAGTAAGTCTTCCCATTTTAACACTTGAATCCTAA
- a CDS encoding L-threonylcarbamoyladenylate synthase produces the protein MAQFIKIYEDKPNEAAIGKVVKVLKEGGLIIYPTDTVYGLGCDITNTKALERIAKIKGIKLEKANFSFICHDLSNISDYVRQIDTSTFKLLKRALPGPYTFILPGNNNLPKEFKKKTTVGIRVPDNSIALEIVKMLGNPIVSTSIRDEDDVIEYTTDPELIFEKWQNLVDLVIDGGYGNNVASTIIDLSGDEPIVVREGKGSLDII, from the coding sequence ATGGCTCAATTTATAAAAATATACGAAGATAAACCTAACGAAGCGGCTATTGGCAAAGTAGTAAAAGTTTTAAAAGAAGGTGGCTTAATTATTTATCCAACGGATACCGTTTATGGATTAGGTTGTGATATTACCAATACAAAAGCACTAGAGCGCATCGCTAAAATTAAAGGTATTAAGCTTGAAAAAGCTAATTTCTCGTTTATTTGTCACGACTTAAGTAATATTTCAGATTATGTACGTCAAATAGATACTTCTACTTTTAAGTTGCTGAAAAGGGCTTTGCCTGGACCCTATACTTTCATTTTGCCGGGCAATAACAATTTACCAAAAGAATTCAAGAAGAAAACTACGGTCGGAATCCGTGTTCCTGATAATTCTATTGCATTGGAAATTGTAAAAATGTTGGGAAATCCTATTGTTTCTACCTCAATTCGTGATGAAGATGATGTTATAGAATATACTACTGATCCTGAGCTCATTTTTGAAAAATGGCAAAATCTTGTCGATTTAGTTATTGATGGTGGTTATGGAAATAATGTAGCATCAACAATTATTGATTTATCAGGTGATGAGCCTATTGTAGTAAGGGAAGGGAAAGGGAGTTTGGATATTATTTAA